A single region of the Petrotoga sp. 9PWA.NaAc.5.4 genome encodes:
- a CDS encoding aspartate kinase, which translates to MKLIVQKYGGTSVADVQKVRNVAKRIESRVKEGFKVITVVSAMGDTTNRLINLAKEFVQNPEPRELDMLLTTGEQVSASLVAMVLNEMGIKAKSFNAFQLGIITTSDFNEAQIKNFNKDIVLGNLQNYDVIVVTGFQGITEEGDLTTLGRGGSDTSAVALAAALKVPCEIYSNYAGIYTVDPKLYSQAKKLKYVSYDEMLEMAALGAKVLHSRSVEIAKKFNIVIYCASSFSEEEGSYVVNNYSDYFLEEPVVTGLSADDNQTQVTILNIPSDILLVNKIFEIAAKINLNIDMISIINNNDKINFSFSIVENVAENLENKLKEILKDVDEKSIDFKNGLVKISVVGIGMRKAKGVASRFFKALNDIPISLVTTSEIKISCLIPQKHKQKAIEALVKEFNL; encoded by the coding sequence GTGAAGCTTATTGTACAAAAATATGGAGGAACTTCTGTAGCAGATGTACAAAAGGTAAGAAATGTAGCCAAAAGAATTGAAAGTAGAGTAAAAGAAGGATTTAAAGTAATTACAGTTGTGTCAGCCATGGGGGATACCACAAATAGATTGATTAATTTAGCAAAAGAGTTCGTTCAAAATCCTGAACCAAGAGAGTTAGACATGCTTTTAACAACAGGTGAGCAAGTTAGTGCTTCTTTAGTAGCTATGGTATTAAACGAAATGGGTATAAAAGCGAAATCTTTTAATGCTTTCCAATTGGGGATAATAACTACTTCTGATTTTAATGAGGCACAAATAAAGAATTTCAATAAAGATATCGTTTTAGGTAATCTTCAAAATTATGATGTAATCGTTGTAACAGGTTTTCAAGGTATTACAGAAGAAGGAGATTTAACAACTTTAGGAAGAGGTGGATCAGATACTTCTGCTGTAGCTTTGGCTGCAGCACTGAAAGTACCGTGCGAAATATATAGCAACTATGCAGGTATATATACTGTAGATCCGAAGCTCTACTCGCAAGCCAAAAAATTAAAATATGTCAGTTACGATGAAATGCTTGAAATGGCTGCTTTAGGCGCAAAAGTTTTACATTCACGATCTGTTGAAATTGCAAAGAAATTTAACATAGTAATATACTGTGCGTCTTCTTTTAGTGAGGAGGAGGGAAGTTACGTGGTAAACAATTATTCTGATTATTTTTTGGAAGAACCTGTTGTAACCGGATTGAGTGCTGATGATAACCAAACTCAAGTTACAATTTTAAATATACCTTCTGATATTTTGTTAGTAAATAAAATTTTTGAAATTGCAGCAAAGATAAATCTTAACATTGACATGATTTCAATAATAAATAATAACGACAAAATAAACTTTTCTTTCAGTATAGTAGAAAATGTAGCTGAAAACTTAGAAAATAAATTGAAAGAAATTTTAAAAGATGTCGATGAGAAAAGTATAGATTTCAAAAACGGTTTAGTTAAAATTTCTGTTGTTGGTATAGGAATGAGAAAAGCAAAAGGTGTAGCTTCAAGATTTTTTAAAGCGTTAAACGATATTCCTATTTCTCTGGTCACAACCTCTGAAATTAAAATTTCCTGTTTAATCCCACAGAAACATAAACAAAAGGCAATAGAAGCCTTAGTAAAGGAGTTTAATTTATGA
- the dapD gene encoding 2,3,4,5-tetrahydropyridine-2,6-dicarboxylate N-acetyltransferase yields MDTNEIINYIANAKKKTPIKVYINGNLENIDFSNFEYYGNNNFGILFCELKEFNTFYEINKNFIKRYRIEMDRKNSAIALADLSKYNARIEPGAIIRDMVEIGDGCVIMMGAVINIGAVIKENTMIDMNAVVGGRAIIGKNCHIGAGAVIAGVIEPPSAKPVIIQDNVLVGANAVVLEGVEVAEGAIIAAGSVVISDVEPYSVVAGVPAKFIKKVDEKTKSKTQLIEILRKID; encoded by the coding sequence ATGGATACAAACGAGATAATAAACTACATTGCAAATGCTAAAAAAAAGACTCCAATAAAGGTCTATATTAATGGAAATTTAGAAAATATTGATTTTTCTAATTTTGAATACTATGGAAATAACAATTTCGGTATTTTATTTTGTGAATTGAAAGAATTTAACACTTTCTACGAAATAAATAAAAATTTCATAAAAAGATATAGAATAGAAATGGACAGAAAAAATTCTGCTATTGCCTTAGCTGATCTTTCTAAATACAACGCAAGAATTGAACCAGGAGCTATTATAAGAGACATGGTTGAAATTGGTGATGGGTGCGTGATAATGATGGGTGCTGTTATAAACATAGGTGCTGTAATAAAAGAAAACACGATGATAGATATGAACGCAGTTGTTGGAGGAAGAGCTATTATAGGTAAAAACTGTCATATAGGAGCAGGAGCTGTTATAGCAGGTGTTATAGAACCTCCAAGTGCCAAACCTGTAATTATCCAAGATAATGTGTTGGTAGGAGCAAATGCAGTTGTATTGGAAGGAGTAGAAGTAGCTGAAGGCGCAATAATTGCTGCTGGTTCTGTAGTTATCTCAGATGTAGAACCATATTCTGTTGTTGCTGGTGTGCCAGCTAAATTCATTAAAAAAGTTGATGAAAAAACGAAATCAAAAACTCAATTGATAGAAATATTAAGAAAAATCGATTGA
- a CDS encoding 4-hydroxy-tetrahydrodipicolinate reductase gives MKIGIVGYKGRMGKEIKEVFEEKGHPFVWGYDKDGETYKDIPELIIDFSLPEVLEISIKYVKNFSIPLIVGTTGLTDEQLEQLKDISNDIPIVQSYNFSIGIQLFLKIVDLLKGYEEGWDLEVSEIHHRFKKDKPSGTAKMIVEHFNKEVPISSLRLGNVPGDHTLYMANLGEVLSISHRALSRRAFVEGVLKSAEFIINKDKGFYTFTDVLFGENYQ, from the coding sequence ATGAAGATAGGGATAGTTGGATATAAAGGTAGGATGGGAAAGGAGATAAAAGAGGTTTTTGAAGAAAAAGGACATCCTTTTGTATGGGGATACGATAAAGATGGAGAAACTTATAAAGATATACCTGAACTTATTATAGATTTTTCCTTGCCAGAAGTGTTAGAAATCTCCATTAAATATGTAAAGAATTTCTCAATTCCATTGATCGTAGGAACTACAGGACTAACTGACGAGCAACTCGAACAATTAAAGGATATTTCAAACGATATACCAATTGTTCAAAGCTATAATTTTTCGATTGGCATTCAATTGTTCCTTAAAATCGTAGATTTATTAAAAGGATACGAAGAAGGTTGGGATCTTGAGGTCTCAGAAATTCATCATAGATTCAAAAAAGATAAACCTTCTGGTACCGCGAAGATGATAGTAGAACATTTTAATAAAGAAGTTCCTATAAGTTCGCTCAGACTTGGTAATGTCCCAGGTGATCATACTCTTTATATGGCAAATTTAGGAGAAGTCCTTTCAATCTCTCATCGTGCTTTATCAAGAAGGGCTTTTGTAGAAGGAGTTTTAAAATCAGCTGAGTTTATAATTAATAAAGATAAAGGTTTTTATACATTTACAGACGTGTTATTCGGAGAAAATTATCAATAA
- the dapA gene encoding 4-hydroxy-tetrahydrodipicolinate synthase, whose protein sequence is MFKGTGTAMITPFNEDKSVDYDSLKSFVKFQIENQIDSLIVLGTTGEAPAIEEDERRKIIELVLETVNKKIPVIVGTGTNNANHVLKNNKMAEELGADGLLIVTPYYNKSTQKGLVEYYKYIAERTTLPIIVYNVPSRTSLNILPTTVVEIHEKAKNVIGVKEASGDISQIAELFAIKPDSLKVFSGNDDQVLPIMALGGDGVISVTSNVVPKAIVDLTHHLLDNNYEEARKLNNKYMRLHKLLFKEVNPIPIKYAVSKIHLCKNILRLPLTTCTKETQNIIDEELKRLGLI, encoded by the coding sequence ATGTTTAAAGGTACAGGTACAGCTATGATCACTCCTTTTAATGAAGATAAATCAGTTGATTACGATTCATTAAAATCTTTCGTTAAATTTCAGATTGAAAATCAGATAGACAGCTTAATAGTTTTAGGTACAACAGGAGAAGCTCCAGCTATTGAAGAAGACGAAAGAAGAAAGATCATCGAATTAGTTTTAGAAACAGTAAATAAAAAAATCCCAGTAATAGTTGGAACAGGGACAAATAATGCAAACCATGTTTTAAAAAACAACAAAATGGCTGAAGAACTTGGTGCTGATGGGTTATTAATAGTGACACCTTATTATAATAAAAGCACTCAAAAAGGATTGGTAGAATATTATAAATACATAGCTGAAAGAACCACTTTACCAATTATTGTCTACAATGTACCGTCAAGAACAAGTTTGAATATTTTGCCAACTACAGTAGTAGAAATTCATGAAAAAGCTAAAAACGTTATTGGAGTTAAAGAAGCGAGCGGAGATATTTCTCAAATTGCAGAACTATTTGCAATAAAACCTGATTCTCTCAAAGTTTTTTCCGGTAATGACGATCAAGTTTTACCAATAATGGCTTTAGGTGGCGATGGTGTCATATCTGTAACGTCTAATGTAGTTCCAAAAGCAATAGTCGATTTAACTCATCACCTTCTTGACAATAACTATGAAGAAGCAAGAAAATTAAATAATAAATACATGAGACTCCATAAACTCTTATTCAAAGAAGTGAATCCTATTCCTATAAAATATGCTGTATCAAAGATACATCTTTGCAAAAACATTCTAAGACTACCTTTGACAACATGTACCAAAGAAACGCAAAACATTATTGATGAAGAACTAAAAAGGTTGGGTTTAATATGA
- the lysA gene encoding diaminopimelate decarboxylase, whose protein sequence is MLKKVLPFTEQELLKLISQTKTPFYVYDENGIRQRIKSLKDAFSWANFKEFFAVKATPNPHILKIVKEEGCGVDCSSMAELVLAEQVGFKNEDILFTSNDTPIEEYEKALSLNATLNLDDIGHIEALKQNLKIPELVSIRYNPGGEFGNYIIGNLKESKFGVTKEDLITGFKKLKEYGTKRFGMHIMAVSNELNPQNIVKIAEIMFNLAVELNKNLKIDFDFIDLGGGFGIPYKPGEKELDIYFVASEIKKMYDNIIIKNNINQPKIYMEHGRYITGPNGYLISKVLHIKESYKKYVGIDANSANLLRPAMYKAYHHITVLNKIYSQQETESYDVVGSLCENNDKLAENRILPKLGVGDTLIFHDVGAHGHAMGFNYNGKLRSAEFLFTHERTFKMIRRAETLDDYFATLKI, encoded by the coding sequence GTGTTGAAAAAAGTGCTTCCTTTTACAGAGCAAGAACTTTTAAAATTAATAAGTCAAACAAAGACTCCATTTTATGTTTATGATGAAAATGGCATAAGGCAAAGAATAAAATCTTTAAAAGACGCTTTTTCATGGGCTAATTTCAAAGAGTTTTTTGCTGTAAAAGCTACTCCTAATCCTCATATTCTCAAAATTGTAAAAGAAGAAGGATGTGGCGTAGATTGTAGTTCTATGGCAGAATTAGTCTTAGCTGAACAAGTAGGTTTTAAAAATGAGGACATCTTGTTTACATCAAATGATACACCAATTGAAGAGTATGAAAAGGCTTTATCTTTAAATGCTACATTGAATTTAGATGATATAGGTCACATCGAAGCATTAAAACAAAACCTTAAAATTCCTGAATTGGTCTCCATAAGATATAATCCTGGAGGAGAGTTTGGCAATTATATTATAGGTAATCTTAAAGAATCAAAATTTGGAGTTACAAAAGAAGACTTGATAACAGGCTTTAAAAAACTAAAAGAATATGGAACAAAACGTTTTGGCATGCATATTATGGCCGTATCAAACGAATTAAATCCTCAAAACATTGTTAAAATCGCAGAAATTATGTTTAATTTGGCCGTAGAATTAAATAAAAATTTGAAAATAGATTTTGATTTTATTGATCTTGGTGGAGGATTTGGAATCCCGTACAAACCGGGAGAAAAAGAATTAGACATATACTTTGTTGCCAGCGAGATCAAAAAAATGTACGATAATATAATAATAAAAAACAACATCAATCAGCCCAAAATTTACATGGAACACGGTCGATATATAACTGGACCAAACGGTTATCTAATATCAAAAGTCTTACATATAAAAGAATCCTATAAAAAATACGTAGGAATAGACGCTAATTCTGCGAATCTTTTAAGACCGGCCATGTACAAAGCTTACCACCATATCACTGTTCTGAATAAAATATATTCTCAACAAGAGACAGAATCTTATGATGTAGTTGGTTCGCTGTGTGAAAACAACGATAAATTAGCGGAAAATAGAATTTTGCCAAAGTTAGGTGTAGGAGATACCTTGATTTTTCATGATGTTGGAGCTCATGGACATGCTATGGGGTTTAATTATAATGGGAAATTGAGATCTGCAGAATTTTTATTTACACACGAAAGAACTTTTAAAATGATAAGAAGAGCTGAAACTTTGGATGACTATTTTGCTACTTTAAAGATATAA
- a CDS encoding aspartate-semialdehyde dehydrogenase yields the protein MKIAVVGATGEVGRTFLKLFEEFSLAKDITDLRLFASERSQGQLIKVGSKEYRVETLTEDHMKEKYDYIFFSAGAKVSAKFAPIAQEYGNTIIDNSSQFRMDPKIPLIVPEINGELLKNYKGIIANPNCSTIQMVLALNGIYKKIGLDEIVVSTYQSVSGAGNKGIIELFNQQKGIDEIKHFPKIIKNNVIPLIGDELNNGFTSEEVKMINETHKIFSDNNIKVYPTTVRVPVVYGHSESVLIKTKSDVELSELIELINSTPNVQFTEEIITPYEVAGSDTTYVSRLRKPEKNCFLMWIVADNIRVGAATNALRILFKHKELNIKGN from the coding sequence TTGAAAATCGCAGTTGTAGGTGCAACAGGAGAAGTCGGAAGAACTTTTTTGAAACTATTTGAGGAGTTTAGCCTTGCAAAAGATATAACTGACTTACGTTTGTTCGCTTCCGAAAGGTCTCAAGGTCAGTTAATTAAAGTAGGTTCAAAAGAATATCGAGTAGAGACTTTGACCGAAGATCATATGAAAGAAAAATACGATTATATATTTTTTTCTGCAGGTGCAAAAGTTTCAGCAAAATTTGCTCCCATTGCCCAAGAATATGGCAACACGATAATAGATAATTCTTCTCAATTTAGAATGGATCCAAAAATTCCTTTGATTGTTCCAGAAATAAACGGAGAGTTACTTAAAAATTATAAAGGTATAATTGCAAATCCAAACTGTTCCACAATACAAATGGTGTTAGCTTTAAATGGAATTTATAAAAAAATTGGATTAGACGAAATAGTAGTATCTACTTATCAATCCGTTTCAGGTGCAGGTAACAAAGGCATAATAGAGTTGTTCAATCAACAAAAAGGGATAGATGAGATAAAACATTTTCCTAAAATAATTAAAAATAACGTTATACCTTTGATAGGCGATGAACTAAATAATGGGTTTACTTCTGAAGAAGTCAAGATGATAAATGAAACCCATAAAATTTTTTCTGATAATAATATAAAGGTTTATCCAACAACAGTGAGAGTCCCAGTTGTTTATGGGCATTCAGAATCAGTTCTAATTAAAACTAAAAGTGATGTAGAACTTTCTGAATTAATTGAGCTTATAAATTCAACTCCCAATGTACAATTCACAGAAGAAATTATAACTCCCTACGAAGTGGCAGGCAGTGATACAACATATGTATCAAGATTGAGAAAACCCGAAAAAAATTGTTTTTTAATGTGGATAGTAGCAGATAACATAAGAGTTGGAGCAGCTACAAATGCCTTGAGAATATTGTTTAAACACAAAGAATTAAATATTAAAGGTAATTGA
- a CDS encoding outer membrane protein assembly factor, which produces MKKAALFLIMVLLLTTVSFSITVLNEITYNIDISYAATDVEKVLTNFGIKKGNYVSEIDIRLAVREILNIGYFTSVSYNFNEDLGLLEIIFVPNPTPQKIAIEILGDKLIDKKNIESTITVKPGIPINLNDFQNSLKNIQDLYIKNGYQFVDVSSNLKINSEGLTLESTEINKKKYDNTTLVFIVKEYTLWDLELRGEISQLDKSLIKDRLGFNFRKDWNQKFFLFRPNVKETYPSFQKIQQILSSLNQMPFFTPDTKLYFEIIDIPENKGGELILILEGNLRKIVDTEPIFLSQVVYNGNESIPKFRLDEEIQKHLKIGMRNYNLDLLYAYDAIQQLYFNEGYIFTQITPYFQDETLIFEIKEAKVGEVEITQEEDAKTQRYIVESLVKIKPGDVVNQKQLQDTYISFVGTGFFDNVQIVPFLIEEEENIFGFRITPVEKEKLGKLIGGITWTMPDGEEWYKGFSGQLEVEWANPFGYGQTFDVYTNLTPLNNRYEFGFNYNIIKLLGSDLDLGATIKYTLTNDGILHSGFENKLLTNQFSISVSPRYQIYDFSYLTGSLGYNNYTFKDEPEKLNTLDTSIGYLYNTVDSPYRPYQGIYFRVNDLLGFQLDNMDNYYLGANIEAKYFQSFYKFTWGSRLRFASVTDQSNLYPDFGVGGMNSIRTYNFYEKQGDSLLLFNTELVYELSKGQIPLDAFAFFDYGNATELSDIFSDPLWSFGGGLKITVPLFGQISFGYGWDKDLDGQFWFGFGQVF; this is translated from the coding sequence GTGAAAAAAGCTGCTTTATTCCTCATAATGGTTTTGCTATTAACTACTGTTAGTTTTTCCATAACTGTTTTGAACGAAATAACCTATAATATTGATATTTCTTATGCTGCTACTGATGTTGAGAAAGTATTAACAAATTTTGGAATCAAAAAAGGGAATTACGTTAGTGAAATTGATATTAGGTTAGCTGTACGAGAAATTCTAAATATAGGTTATTTTACTTCGGTCTCCTATAATTTCAATGAAGACTTGGGATTGTTAGAAATTATATTTGTACCAAATCCTACACCACAAAAAATAGCAATCGAAATATTGGGAGATAAATTAATTGACAAAAAGAATATAGAGTCTACGATAACTGTTAAACCAGGAATTCCTATTAACTTAAATGATTTTCAAAATTCTTTAAAAAATATTCAAGACCTTTATATAAAAAATGGTTACCAATTTGTCGATGTATCATCCAACCTAAAAATAAATAGTGAAGGATTAACTCTTGAATCAACTGAAATAAACAAAAAGAAATATGATAATACAACTCTTGTTTTTATTGTAAAAGAGTATACTCTTTGGGATTTAGAACTTAGAGGCGAAATCTCTCAATTAGATAAATCATTAATAAAGGATAGACTTGGTTTTAATTTTAGAAAAGATTGGAATCAAAAATTTTTCTTGTTTAGACCCAACGTTAAAGAAACATACCCTAGTTTTCAAAAGATTCAACAAATTCTTTCTTCTCTAAATCAAATGCCTTTTTTTACTCCTGATACTAAGTTATATTTTGAAATAATAGATATTCCAGAAAATAAAGGTGGAGAGTTAATTTTAATACTTGAAGGAAATTTAAGAAAAATTGTTGATACAGAACCAATTTTCTTATCCCAAGTGGTTTATAACGGTAATGAAAGTATTCCAAAATTTAGATTAGACGAAGAAATTCAAAAACATTTAAAAATAGGTATGCGTAATTATAATTTAGATCTTTTATATGCCTATGATGCAATTCAGCAGTTATATTTTAACGAAGGATACATATTTACACAGATAACTCCCTATTTTCAAGATGAAACCTTGATCTTTGAAATAAAGGAAGCTAAAGTAGGAGAAGTTGAAATAACGCAAGAAGAAGACGCTAAAACACAAAGGTATATTGTAGAATCCCTAGTGAAAATAAAACCCGGTGATGTTGTCAATCAAAAACAATTGCAGGATACTTATATTTCTTTTGTTGGTACAGGGTTCTTTGATAATGTTCAAATAGTTCCATTTCTCATTGAAGAAGAAGAAAACATTTTTGGGTTTAGAATTACCCCCGTTGAAAAAGAGAAATTAGGAAAGTTAATTGGAGGAATAACATGGACTATGCCGGATGGAGAAGAATGGTATAAAGGCTTTAGTGGACAATTAGAAGTTGAGTGGGCTAATCCATTTGGATATGGACAAACATTCGACGTTTATACTAATTTAACTCCGCTAAATAACAGATATGAATTTGGGTTCAACTACAATATAATAAAGTTGCTTGGTAGTGACTTAGATTTAGGAGCAACAATTAAGTACACATTGACAAACGATGGAATATTACATTCTGGATTTGAGAACAAACTTTTAACCAACCAATTTAGTATTTCTGTTTCTCCAAGATATCAAATTTATGATTTTTCATATTTAACAGGTTCTTTAGGGTACAATAATTATACTTTTAAAGATGAACCGGAAAAATTGAATACTTTAGATACATCGATAGGATATTTATATAACACTGTTGACAGTCCTTACAGGCCTTATCAAGGTATTTACTTTAGAGTCAACGACTTGCTGGGTTTTCAATTAGACAATATGGATAATTATTACTTAGGAGCTAATATAGAAGCCAAATATTTTCAAAGTTTTTATAAATTCACGTGGGGGTCGCGGCTTAGATTTGCTTCTGTTACAGATCAAAGTAATCTATACCCAGATTTTGGAGTTGGAGGTATGAACTCAATAAGAACTTATAATTTTTATGAAAAACAGGGAGATTCATTATTACTTTTCAATACAGAATTAGTTTATGAACTCTCAAAAGGGCAAATTCCTTTAGATGCTTTTGCTTTCTTTGATTATGGAAATGCAACAGAGCTTTCCGATATATTTTCCGATCCACTATGGTCATTTGGTGGAGGTTTAAAGATAACAGTACCTTTATTTGGACAAATCAGCTTTGGATACGGATGGGATAAAGATTTGGACGGCCAATTTTGGTTTGGTTTTGGTCAAGTATTTTAG
- the thyX gene encoding FAD-dependent thymidylate synthase: MQLNEENNYIKVLDKGFVILVDYMGNDRSAVKAARVSHGKDISTEERDKNLISYLMKHGHLSPFEHITFTFHVKAPIFVVRQWFRHRIGMSPNEMSRRYTSKNANEFYVPQHIRIEDPTDKQSSIKYEDENTKNEALKIIQETYTQVYNAYENLLKLGVAREMARIVLPVGEYTEFYLTTNVRALMHFLDLRASTHAQWEIQEYAKALAQFFKKLCPWTYEAYLKYEYKGDVLKNEI, translated from the coding sequence ATGCAGCTAAATGAAGAAAATAACTATATTAAAGTTTTAGACAAAGGATTTGTAATTCTCGTAGATTATATGGGTAACGATCGCTCAGCAGTGAAAGCCGCACGTGTTTCTCATGGCAAAGATATTTCTACAGAAGAGCGAGATAAAAATCTCATTAGTTATCTCATGAAACACGGTCACTTGTCTCCTTTTGAACATATCACTTTTACATTTCATGTAAAAGCTCCGATATTTGTAGTCAGACAATGGTTTCGACATAGAATTGGTATGTCTCCTAATGAAATGAGTAGACGATACACATCAAAAAATGCTAATGAGTTTTATGTCCCGCAACATATAAGAATTGAAGATCCTACTGATAAACAAAGCAGTATAAAGTATGAAGATGAAAATACAAAAAATGAAGCTTTAAAAATTATTCAAGAAACATATACTCAAGTTTATAATGCCTATGAAAACCTTTTAAAATTAGGTGTGGCAAGAGAAATGGCAAGAATTGTTTTGCCTGTTGGAGAATATACAGAATTTTATTTAACCACAAATGTAAGGGCTTTAATGCACTTTTTAGATTTAAGGGCTAGTACCCATGCACAATGGGAGATTCAAGAATATGCCAAAGCATTGGCACAATTTTTCAAAAAGTTATGTCCTTGGACATACGAAGCATATTTGAAGTATGAATATAAAGGTGATGTTTTAAAAAATGAAATTTAG
- a CDS encoding DUF342 domain-containing protein codes for MSKYEIKVSEDAMVASLKLIDDGKPPTIEEIENFLKEKGIIHGIRREVIDEIISAPKYNIEYPIAYGDPPRVGEDARLVYHEKLLQKLNNTDFIQKDIDLKETNQLIIVYTEEELAQVIPPKKGPDGKNVRGEVVEGILGKDLKLKLGKNVELIENKVISKIDGKFISKEEKNGEIFLDVSDEHKIDGNVDYSTGNIRFPGKIVINGDVKPGFVVEAKTYIEIKGVVEAAKILCEGEAHIFGIKGGGKGLIKVGSLYCNYIENVQVEVSESVIVKTSIVNSNVKSGKSIIVEGNNGRISGGTVLATNLIEADILGSEGNVKTICEVGISPELNQELVDLETKVALITDNLKKLSSILTGLKKLKEKNMLDTQKLEYYKKSVNTFKLLLEELEEIKERLELLKQKIQSSKESAFIVARRIVYPGVEIIIHKKKFVPNVPVTKVIFKLEGDEIVPHGYQTEIHQ; via the coding sequence ATGTCAAAATATGAAATTAAAGTATCAGAAGATGCGATGGTAGCTTCTTTAAAACTTATTGATGATGGTAAACCTCCTACAATTGAAGAAATCGAGAATTTTCTAAAAGAAAAAGGAATAATACACGGAATAAGGAGAGAAGTCATAGATGAAATAATATCAGCTCCAAAGTATAATATTGAATACCCCATCGCTTACGGAGATCCCCCTCGAGTTGGTGAAGATGCAAGGTTAGTGTATCACGAAAAACTATTACAAAAGTTAAATAATACAGATTTTATTCAAAAAGATATCGATTTAAAAGAAACTAATCAATTGATAATTGTATATACTGAAGAAGAATTAGCACAAGTTATTCCTCCTAAGAAAGGTCCTGACGGTAAAAATGTCAGAGGCGAAGTTGTTGAAGGAATACTAGGAAAAGATTTAAAACTAAAACTTGGGAAAAATGTTGAATTAATAGAAAACAAAGTAATATCAAAAATCGATGGTAAATTTATTAGCAAGGAAGAAAAAAATGGAGAAATCTTTTTAGATGTTTCAGATGAGCATAAAATTGATGGAAATGTTGATTACTCTACTGGAAATATAAGATTTCCAGGAAAGATTGTAATTAATGGTGATGTTAAACCTGGTTTTGTAGTAGAAGCTAAAACATACATTGAAATTAAAGGTGTAGTTGAAGCTGCAAAGATACTTTGTGAAGGAGAAGCACATATTTTTGGGATAAAGGGAGGGGGAAAAGGTTTAATTAAAGTTGGAAGCTTATACTGTAATTACATTGAAAACGTACAAGTAGAAGTTTCTGAATCTGTTATAGTAAAGACTTCCATAGTTAATTCAAACGTTAAATCTGGGAAAAGCATAATTGTTGAAGGTAACAATGGGCGTATTTCTGGTGGAACTGTTTTAGCAACAAACCTTATAGAAGCAGATATCTTGGGTAGCGAAGGGAATGTTAAGACTATATGTGAAGTAGGTATATCTCCAGAATTGAATCAAGAATTGGTAGACTTAGAAACGAAAGTAGCTTTGATTACAGATAATTTGAAAAAATTAAGTTCTATTCTCACAGGCTTAAAAAAACTTAAAGAAAAAAATATGTTAGATACTCAAAAACTGGAGTATTATAAAAAATCTGTTAATACCTTTAAACTTTTGTTGGAAGAATTAGAAGAAATAAAAGAAAGATTAGAATTGTTAAAACAAAAAATTCAATCTTCAAAAGAAAGTGCATTTATAGTTGCTCGCCGCATTGTCTATCCCGGTGTTGAGATTATTATTCACAAAAAGAAGTTTGTGCCTAATGTTCCTGTTACAAAAGTAATATTTAAATTGGAAGGCGACGAAATAGTACCGCATGGTTATCAAACAGAAATTCATCAATAA